The DNA sequence TCACGTGACCACAGATGACGGCAGCAGGTGGCGTGGTTGCTGCAGCGACCGCTCTAGAACTTGCGTGGGTCACCAGCAAGAATCAGTGCCTATATAGTGACTACCCGCGTCTGCTCACCTACGTTCGCTTTTTCTACAGTCTTTGCGCCAGCGTCGACTGGTGGCATCAACCACATGAGTAGCTACCACATCGCTACCGCGATTGCCGGAGCGACACGTTGATAAGGTGTTCCTAGCACTGTCGGGTTGATCAAGAACTTCACGGATCAATCAGTAATAGGGTTTGAAAGTTAACTCTGACAGGTTGCAAAAAACcgcgccgcgcatgcgcactcacGCCCAGGTTACAGTGCCGCGAAAGAACGGCATAGCAATCACCTGCAGAGAATTGCCACAGTCCCGCGACGTGCGTTCCACGCTACAGCATCTGGATGTCGCCATGTCACCATGGTCGCATTTGTCGTCGAGTGTCCCTAGTACTCGTATGCGATCGTTTTCATTCGCCTACCTGTACACACGGTGGCAGACATAGTGCTAAAGTTTTCAGCTCTATAAATGAGGTGAGGGAGCCCATTACAATGGTTAGACGAAGAGAGGAGGCTATTGATCGATACGGGAACTTCAAAAAGCTAGTTGTTAAATTAAAATTAACTTATGcagtttcacatgccaaaaccacggtctgattatcaggcacgccgaagtggaggactccgaaaatatcttcgcatttcgcccgcgtCGAAATGCGAGTGCCGCGGCCGCTAATTTCCGCGAACCAATTATGCGGTCTGCTCACGATGGGGAAGACAGAGCGTAAGCTCGACCACATGGGAGAAATAAACAagtttttcgatttttttttttcgatatgaAACGAAGCTTGCAGTTTTTGGGAATAATTTCGTCCGTATGGCTAAGCTAGCATACATCACTGTCAACATTTAGATATTCGCGTCTTTTCGGCCTGCTTTGTGGCCATCGCAAGGGTTGAATTCATGTGGTGTTTCGGTTGGGCATTTTGCTGGTGTGTCACGCGCTGATCATCAATTCGGACCACTGCGACTGCATTTCGATTGGGGTGAATTGCGGAAACGCCCGTGTACAGTGCATAATAGTGTgtgcgttaaagaagcccaggtcgtGAAACCTGAACCGAAAACCCCCACTACGACACGCTTCATAACAATATCACGGCTTTCGTACAAAACACTCTAGGATATACTTTTGAGAATGAATTCTAGTTGAGTTGTTTTGTATCAGATAactatattgaaaaaaaaacatgcggcGAAGGTACATTACAATAACTGGGGCTGTTGCTGCTTTAGGCTGCTATGTAATCAATCTTAACCATCCTCGAGCTCACGTTGTGAAAACCTCTGGCGTGATGGGCAGCTGCTCGGGAACATCACTGCGTCGTTGGCGCCTGTCTATCGCTTTATGTGGACTACGCAGCTTCCATATGGTACCTGGGGTCCTTTGTTTCATGGTGCAACTAATCTTTCCAATTTTTGCACCCCGAACAAGAACGATAAAATGGCGTTAAACACGATTTCCCCCCCAAGCTTTGCCCTATCAGAAAGAATAATAATCAGCGCAGTTCATTCAAAACTAACGATCGCTGCCCACATTTTACGTGCAAGTGGTCGTGAATATATCGCATCAACATCAGTAATCTATGATTATGGTATATGACTTTTCGGTTAACACTGAACCAAGACCGGGCATCTATAAAAATATATGTTCAGCTGCTGCCGGCCGTGACTTAACAAAAGCTTGTTGATTTTAAGTAACTGCGTTTGCAAGGAAAGAATACTGGCACATTGCGTCACAATTACCGCTCGCCGCATGCAGGTAAACAGCGGTTGCGTACTGATCAAGAAGCGAATTACCGCAGTGCTGACGTTGCTGTACATTAGGAATGGCAGCTGCGAAATTGAGCGCATGTTTACCTGAATAGGTTACGTTCACAGAAGCATGGCTAATTAGTCTAGTTAGTATTCCATTAATTTTGTTGCAAGAAAGTATGCTGGAAACCAGCAAAACAGGACGACAACATAGAAAGATTAAAGGCTCGTCAGGTCCAAGATGGACACAAGAATGCTTCCTGTGCGCATCGCGTAAGGAAACTAGAGATAATATAATCGGTATCACCACATCTCCAGCAAAGCGCATCTGTGTGCTCAGCATCTCGCACTTTTTACCTCCgttaaaaaaaatatctgaaaGTTAAGTGAACACAGGGTCGTCAGAATCGTCTCATTTTGTTTCCTTTACTCATGTATTCTTTTCTATTTTAATTTTATTGATACTCCCTCACAATGAGCATTTGTGGAGATGAGTTCCATACATGACTTGCAAGAAGCTCTGTATGAAATTATATGGCACACAAAGCTGTAGTAACTAACATGAACCAATGAACTAAGAGACATCTCCCTGAGCACTGGCAAAAGTGTACCACCCCTCCCAAATTTGATGGCTGCACTACACTTACTTGCCACCGCAATCAATAGCCAAGGTTCATCATTGAGGTGAAGGTGAgatgcgaagaaaaagaaagaaagatgggtCATTTTATCTTCCGTGACGTTGACTGAAAATGAACTTCGCTTTTTTAAATGACACTTGAGTGTAGTGCTCAATTAAGTGTCACGCATATGGGTTCACACGTACCGTCTGTAACAGCTAACTTTAGCAAAGCTACTCAAAGAAACGAAAAGTACAGAATGCGCTGCAACATACAAATGCAAGACCTTCGCTGCTTAGTAGTGAAAGCTTTGACGACCGAGCGCCGTTTGCCTCGACATCCGATCTCGCATTGTATTTTCTaaattgttcttttttgttgAGGAGCTTTGCTAACTTTAGCTGAGAGGCCGCATATGTGACCACACGTCTTTCAAGTAAACCAGATGAAACTAGGCGCTACGGGTGTCCTGtccttcctttcgtccttgtctatTCGGCGCGTTTACACGCTAGCTGACACATGTGCGTGTGAGTAACTTCGCTTGTTTAAATAAAATACTTGCATGTAAAGCGAGCGTATTACTCGTGTTTGTCGTTTGGAAAGATTACCAGAACAATTCCGAACATTGGACTACCAAAGAATACCCCCGAGTTCCGCCGGTTTTACGCTTTAATTACAGCACCCCATATTTAGCCCCGGTATacacaaaatataaaatataacaTATCAAAATACAAAAACTGAAAGTGACGGACCTTTCATGTACTGAAACGTTGGCGTtctagagagcgagagagagagagactgaaggGGAAGAAATACAGGGAGGTTAGGCAGTTTAAGTACCGGCTCCTTACCCTGTGCTGATGGAAGAGGTAAAGAAATAAAGGTGAAAGCATTTAAAAAAGTGAGAAAAACTCACACACTAACTTTCGAAAACGGTTGCACCATTCACAAGCCCTTAAAAACTTGCACAGAGCCTTTAAGGCCTTgtgtgccgaaacccgtctggaccagtgtcctagaactttttcttctgtgaaggggcgattgtccagtttttcgagcgcggtttaGATGTTGCGCAAGTGCTATTAACCAATATTGTTTAATTTAATTTTCTGGAGGGGCTCTCTCAATATTTCATTTACGCTTTGCCGCCAGCATTTCTCCATATGTCATTCGGGCCTGTATTAGAGAATAGACGACAATGAAATAGTGTATATtaaaaaaatttgaatgattATGTTTTATTTGCCGAAACCACTACCCCATCTTAAGACGTCCCATAGCGACGGGCTCCGAATTAACTCTGGCtatctgatttttttttaatgtgcatgttaatattcggcatcatcaccatcagcctggttacacccactgcaagacaaaggcccgtcccatacttctccaactaccccagccatgtactaattgtggccaggtcgtccttgcaaacttcctaatctcattcTCTGGCGTTTTCCTGCAtagctttccgcgctgaaagctcgaaacgcccatccagccgaatggcggggcatttgaatgtACAGCTCTAACggcaggccaccaaaacaaatttcgcgccttcgagaaTGATAGACGTCACTTccgtttttaacggatatggcgccACAGTATTTTTCTTCCGCCGCAAGTGTTCCCTCCACACAGATAGCGTCAAGCCCTGTGTCGAGGGATGAGCGCCATGTTTCGAACGCATGAGCTTCTATCGAACCTTGGCTACCACGGGCCTTGGTTAGAATAGAGCATTGGCATAAAGTCAGTGACTATGAGAAACGGATGCCACAGCACGGCGGGTGACGGAGGCAAGAATACTACActtttgtcgaaaaaaaaaaggatgttcaGTGCCACGAGCATAATACAAGTCGGACGTGCGCGACGGAGCATGTAGAATACCGAACGACTGAAGCAAGACGGTGAGCAAGCTGAGCGAACAAATGGTTTAACTTAGGCAAACACGCAAAGCATAGGCACAGGTACAACAGAGGGCAAGAAATACATTAACGTACCGGAACGAAGTGATTTACCAGACGCAGCCGGACAAGCTCGCTGCACCGATAATACCGAGCCTCACTTACGCTATAGTTTTTGACACGAAGCCAACCAAAATATTAAAGTGAGAAGAGTTACAAGCAAAAAAACGAATCGGGCACGCAGCGTGCTACTCGTTCGAGGCCCGCAGTGCTCTGCACCatgccagtgaaaaaaaaataaataaacagcggCAACAACCGCGGGCCGATCACGCAAACTCGACGTGCACGAACCGGACTCCGTCGAGCGTGCAGTTACCTGGGAAGATCTTGATCCACATTACGCTCTCGGCGCTCATAAAAGTAGCAACATGATTGACGGCGCGAGAAGGTCGATTGCGTTGCGAAAAGACGTGCCGGACggtgctcatagctagttccatgTCCACCCCGTGGTCCCTCAGGTGCGATATCGCGAGAGTGACCCGCTTTGCGGAGGGCCACCGCACGCAGCTGTGCCATTCGCCGCTGACGATGTGTAGCTCGAATGACGCACCACGAGAGCGCCCTAGGCTCGCGAGCAAGGGCGATAGTCGCTTCGGGGCTTGAGACAGAAGGAGTAGCCCGCCAGATTTTTCCGTCCGCTAAAAGCTGTTAGCACTCATTCGGGCACTCTGATCTGGCACAGAGTCACCAAGGCACGCGGCTCGGACGGTCCTCGGCCCGGACCCGGCGGGACGGACCGGAAGCCTGCAGCTTCCTGCACCGTGGCTTTCGCACTCGGCAGGCGTCGCAGGAGCTCCCAGACGTCATTCGCTCGCGCTTGCAACGACGTCGCGGCTTCGGTGACGACGAAATCTCAATCCTGGACTCTACACGGGTTCTGCAAGAAGAGCTGGACTCGCACCTTCGCGGAGTGGACGTGTTGGGGCGATGCTCTGATTCGTACGAAGTTATGTACTCTCCTAGAATCTCCGTGCCGACACTGGCTGGTGCTTGTTCTAGGTCTGCTGTCGAAGCTGCTTTTTTTTCCGAGGTtaacctgcaaataaaaaataTTATATTAGATTCAATAAATGGAAAATAACCACATCCATAAACTGAACACGTCATCCGGCATTTTAAGAAATAAACGATGAGATTACGGCCAACAAATGGCCCCTGGCTATACCAATCAAAAATAAACTTCAGCGACTGAAGAATATGAggtaaaacaaaagaaagaaaaatggcggGGAACTAGATCATCGTTTAACTTGGACGTGTCAGCTTACTTGCTGTACCGCCGAAAAGGGGGTGCTGTATTATTGGGAAATAATAACTCTCTGAGTGCGCTATAGAAGGAGCGCCTAAAACTGGCGAGCTACACACAAGGGCTTCTCACATTTTAATCAGACACATAATTTAGTTGCGACAAGGCCGTACACACAGTAGGATTCAGCTCTAGCTATAATGGGCCGCTAAAACGTACCCTACTTATTTATCTTCATTCATTACGTATCGCAGGCCCTGAACGGGCCAAAACGGTATAGGTAACAAAAAATACTCAGCCAAAAAACGATCGGCTGCTCGTGCGTGAGTTCCAAGAAAGAATTACTGCAATCAAGATGcagcatgcagaaaaaaaaatacatttgagTTTTCGGGAAAATCTCACACGTGCCTGGAAAGGCACGCCGAATTCAGCGTCTACGTACTCACGTCGCATACACGCGGCAGTACCGCTAAACCATTCTAGCCTCTATAGTACCGAGACGCACGTGTTTTTGATGTTGTCAAACTAGCCAACCTGGCCAAGCCACGGCCACGCCAAGCCGCCGCGtgcgtacgccgctacgttcaaatggcgccctcggcgcaacagatgtgggcagctgtcgtacgcagcagtctggaacgcccatcgcgccgacgctatcttcgagagtgttgcgggaaaccTCGCCTCCTGTCagcagagcgcacttggtctggggcggcggagttcgatatatccattttacaccCGGCCCCGtccgaaataaaaaataaaaaatgcatgcgattttccacgtgatatagaaagtgttcgatatacgcaataattcgatatatccgtgttcgatatatcgagttTTGACTGTATATTTCACCGGTTGCCACTTGTCTTCTTCATTTGGACCATAAGAAAAAGTCTTCGTTTGGCTTCTTTCTCAACTAGAATATTCGTGGAGTGTATCGCAACATGCAGGCATCTTTTTAGCAGCGCGGAGGCCAACCCACTGTTCGAGCTTGCTGTGGCACGCGCATTAACGAAGGCGTGCGCATTCTATTCCGCCTCTTTCgtggcgcgacggcgcatgcgccctgccctagcggattagtcgcgaaacgttttggaagggccGCGCGCGTGGCCGCCCGCCGGAAggtcccccgaaaaaaaattaaaaaaaaacactcggacgcgcgctgctgcaaacactagtgccgtgtaccgcgttgaaactctactggtagctcgacgttgGTGCGgcgccgaaaacgtgcgtagcgtaaaCTGCAACTAAAGAGAGAAAGCGGCCAGGGCATCGTCCGAGttgtccggactgcaccgtgagccaggtagttgccgcctttcatgAATGGCTCGCTAATTTATGCGAAAATcccgtgcgttacacttgggcgacacttaagtACACTACGGTGCTGACGAAGACTTTTTGCAGCATGGGtactcacttgctggtggtggcaggcCGTTCCCGACTGCACGTACTCGTAAGGCGCggcaacactgggtcgatacgagaccgacaagacgctcactccaATGATTGACCGACTATTGTGCGTCGCCGAAACTTTTTATCACACCAGGTCGACGTCGACgtaaccgacgagcgcgagttgtactgcgacaggctttcttgtcgaaggcaccggcaaaatcagcgtgccgaccatcaTTCGAGCGAACGCCGCACGAtcggccgtcgaaccgacaacacaCCAGCGACAGCGTCTTCGCTTGTATGTATAATTAATCGTGCGCAAAATGAGTCAAGCGCGCCTGCCAAGTTAGCACCTTCTCACCCTATCAAGCCGTTCCCACGAAGTTTGAGCTAATGTTGATCCTGTTCAGCAAAGGTTAACCTGGCGCCGCCGAGTTCGTACACTCGCTACCGGcggacctgaactgaaatgtaGGCAGTTAGGTCGAACGAAATTGCTTTTATAGTTTAATTCTGGCCTTAGCTATTTGAAATGAGCtacacttcacttcgcacggcgcgtacacaataagcggtaagcggcgacacagcgctgtgccaacatctgtacgtcaccgtaCCTGAAGGCTGTCGGCCGCATTCGCAACGTATATGAGTGGGCTTGTATGTGTTGCTTTGACGACACATTTCTCAATTCCAGAGATGCACCGTTTGCCTCTGCGTCGAGCGGCAAACAAGAGACCGTGCATATCCGGTGTACAGCATcataaacaaccgcctcgctcGTTTATACCAACGCGGTGTGAGCGATGGAATTCGCGCGTTTTCGTGAGAGAACAACGTGGCCTACAAATGGACAGTTATGCGAGCAAAGTTTCCTCTAATAATGCTCTATGGCACGCtaaaactgtaagtatgatgcagttaaagaaaagcgagaatgagTTCATTGACAGCCCGTAATACGAGTATatgtatctggatcacagttgccgttgtttaagtggttcggccgcTCGTATTGCCTCGTCTCAGGGCGTAACAACATACCACATATGCGCacatatgcatgttttgctacattttgacactatttcatatcagcgatggaccttttccacaatatttgacgataacaacgacctgtggctgtagatgtcgatgtaaacaagggCACCGCTTTAATGAATTCGACGCAGAAGACTGCGCTCGAAGACTGTTTGAATATGCGAAACGCCTAAATAAtgtgtaaaaagaatacaaaaagtgatgtccaagtgcaaaaatcagtgacaaattccaaggcagccgtgccgccaaacggaactcagcgtgcctttatcggccgcactgtttgcagagcAGCACACTCAGGCCTGCTCTCCCAGCAGTCATTGAGTTCCACATGGCTTcaggaacgacatgctgtcccgaagaagccattaataatgacTCGCCATCCATGAAACGtacaaccgacgcgcactcaacCTGGGCGCACGTACACAAATCAGCCAGCGAAAGCCCCGGGagccttccaaaacgttttcagcgacgtgcggcagagggcagcacagtaAAATAGAAAAGGCGGATTGCGGACGCGCTTAAAATCGGCGACACCTAAACCAACAATTAATGTCGCCACCCTGCACGCTCCAGCGGGGGAGGAGATCGAGGCACCCTACTCGTCTCACTCTCGCCTACTTTCCCCATGAGTAGTCGTTGTGCTGAAGGCGCAGAAAAAATGCTGTCCTCCGAGTTATCTCGCCCTTGTGGGTGCCCTCTCTCACCATCCGATGTCGCTCTATATTTAGACGATCTGGATTGCACTTCGTAACCGTCTGTGTACAGCAGCAGTGTGCGCGGCGTTGTGTCCCGTACTGTGATCCCGTGCTGTGATCAGCGTTCCAAGCAAGGTGCCTTACTTTGTGACGTTCAGTGACACAGCAGCACTTCACGATGGCGTCTTGGGAGTACACGCTGACAGGTTTCGGCGATTTCCTCGAGCAGCGAAGCGTGGCCTTCACGGAGCCGCTGCCCGCCAGCCGCGTCTGCAGCACCTGCGGCCGGGTGCCTTCTAGCTCAGTACTGCTGGCCTGCGGTCACGTCATGTGCGAAGACTGCCGAGGCGAAGGCTTCGAAGGATTGGCGTGCCCCTTCGACGGAAGAGCTTCCACGAAAGGCCAGCTTGTCCGGCTTCGCTTCGAGCTGTGCGACCTGGAGCAGCTGCGCGTTGTGTGCATGGTAGGAGGCAGGAAGTGTGCCGCCTTCGCTGGAAAACTGTCCGAGCTGAGGGACCACATGCTCCACTGCCGCAGCGGGGACGTGAGGTGCCCCAAGTGCCACCGAGCCGTCGCACGTGAAGCGGCCGTGAACCACTACCGCCAGTGCTGCGCCGGGAACGCCTCCGGCCATTATGCAATTGGCGTGCCAGTACAACGGGCCGTCGAGGAAATCCGATGCATCAAAGAAGATCTAGAAAGCGTGCGGCAACGGGCGTTGGGTGAGCGCGTCGGAGACGACCTTGTGAACGTAGCCAACAGTTTAGTTCAAAGGCTGGCCAGCCTTGATCGTGAGCTGTCTGAGGCGCAGGAAATGGCGAGGGGCGTAGAGCGAGCGAACGCTCCGCTTCAATCATCGATGAAGCCACCGACGCCAGGACCTTATCGTGCAGCGTCAAAGCCCGGCGTGTTCATCGCTACTTGCAATTTCAGCAATGTGTTCGCCGCGCGCGACACATTGACGCAAACTAGAAAGGAACACACGGTATCGAGCAACATCTGCACGCTGAGCGGTTACACCTTTCGTCTGGATTGCCAGTTCTTGTTGTCGGGAGGTCAAGGCAGTGAAGAGGTGAACGTCAAGTTCGTTATGTTGCTCCAGGAAGGGGAATGGAACGATTACCTTGAGTGGCCTTTCTCGAAGAAAGTGACGTTGATCATCGCGCACCCGAGAGATGAGACCAAAGATGTTAGGCTCACGGCAGCCGCTGAAGGTTTTAAGAGTGTCAAGAAGCCGCGCCCTGGTGTTTTGAACTCTGGTTGCTCGACGGAGACGAAGAGTTGGAAGGACATTGAATTTCAAGGCTACGTTATTAAAGGTGCCCTCTACATCAATGTGGAATTTGAGTAACAGGCAATATAGTTTTGGCTAATTCAGTTTGTTAGCTTCATGAGTCAGCATCGCTGACGAATCTATACTTTCAATCGTGCCACGCCCTTTGCTACTGCAGAAGGTAGAAGTAGAACCATTTTCCCTCattgtgtgtgcatttttcttttttttttggcgcgggGATCTCGGCAAAAAGTTTCGAGCCATTTTGTATTTCTATTTTCTTGAGCACATACGTTGCTCAAGGCAGTTATGTGACTGGTGACATTTTTTAATGGATAAATAAAGTTTGGTCGAATCTGTGACGGTTGCAACGCTTGCTTGACATTTCGCATGGCATTTGCATACGCGAATGAAGCAGACAGCAGCATAGAACAATGAAGAAACCACGGGGTATCAGTGCTGATGAGAGCGCGGCGCATGATTTTTGCCATTTATAACAGGTTAATACCGATGGACAAGCGGGCAGCATTCTCAAAACAAGCTCAAGTAAGCGGCCATGATTCAAAGTAGCTATATAAAGGTAGAGAAGTAGAACAGAAAAATTGGCTGATCTTATGCACTGTggtaatcgatgtaagcgaagctttgtacgCTGTTTGGTTTGATAGACAATAATTAATGATCTTCGCAGCAAATGtgtaattttttcagcgtttagtccaatacgagagtggttaGTTGGTGTAAAGCGTTACCTTgcgcgcaccactgctgtttgtctgcatagtccacagaacacacagggagacgtgtttgcttgaggcgttgttgcgagTCATTGTTCATACTCTCAAAGAGGAAattgagcattgtcattgtctCACATAGCGCACAGCATCATGGAAGAAGTATTAAACCTTAATTGAATTATAGGGCTGTGCGTACTTCAATTAGTTATTATAGTTGTATGTACACATTCTATAcatatttatatatgtattttaTTTATAACGTCTGTTTTATTGTTATAGTTGACTTCACTAACTATATGCATGAAACGATgtcctttttttgcattttgtatttTTTCAGACTGTACTGTGTAGCTACATGTAGCATATCTAGTTTATCGTACTTTGTATACAC is a window from the Dermacentor albipictus isolate Rhodes 1998 colony chromosome 6, USDA_Dalb.pri_finalv2, whole genome shotgun sequence genome containing:
- the LOC139047015 gene encoding uncharacterized protein, whose amino-acid sequence is MASWEYTLTGFGDFLEQRSVAFTEPLPASRVCSTCGRVPSSSVLLACGHVMCEDCRGEGFEGLACPFDGRASTKGQLVRLRFELCDLEQLRVVCMVGGRKCAAFAGKLSELRDHMLHCRSGDVRCPKCHRAVAREAAVNHYRQCCAGNASGHYAIGVPVQRAVEEIRCIKEDLESVRQRALGERVGDDLVNVANSLVQRLASLDRELSEAQEMARGVERANAPLQSSMKPPTPGPYRAASKPGVFIATCNFSNVFAARDTLTQTRKEHTVSSNICTLSGYTFRLDCQFLLSGGQGSEEVNVKFVMLLQEGEWNDYLEWPFSKKVTLIIAHPRDETKDVRLTAAAEGFKSVKKPRPGVLNSGCSTETKSWKDIEFQGYVIKGALYINVEFE